GGGCTCAGGCCGCGCGCGCGCGCATGATCGTGTCGCACATTCCGGCTAGGATGGTCCCGAGGCCAATCAGGAGGTCATGATGTCCCGTCCCCCGCTTCCGCCATTCGACGAACAGTCCGCGATCGAGAAGGTCCGCCTGGCCGAGGACGGCTGGAACAGCCGCGATCCGGCGAAGGTCGCGCTCGCCTACACGCTCGACACGCGCTGGCGGAACCGCGCGGAATTCCTGGAAGGGCGCGCCGATGTTGAGGCGTTCCTCACCCGCAAATGGAATCGCGAGCTCGATTATCGGCTGATCAAGGAGCTATGGGCCTTCGCCGGCAACCGCATCGCCGTGCGCTACGCCTATGAATATCACGACGATAGCGGCCACTGGTTCCGCGCTTACGGCAATGAGAATTGGGAATTCGCCGCGGACGGGCTGATGCGCGTGCGCCATTGCAGCATCAACGAACATCCGATCGCGGAGGCGGACCGCAAATTCCACTGGCCGCTGGGTCGCCGCCCGGACGATCATCCCGGCCTCAGCCACTTCGGTTTTTAAGCGAAGAGAGCGGGCGCTCTCCGTTCACGGGAGCGGCGCCCGCGAAACCTTCGCACAGACGCCGCGTGGCCCCGTCGCCGGCAGGCGCAGTCTCCGCCGATGCGCCCTCGCGACGGCATCGGGATCGTCTTATTTGTGCGTCGGATGGTCGCCGTAATACGCCCATTTCGTGGTGTAATTCTTGTCGATCGTCAGGTTCTCGAGATCGGCGCGCAGCAATTCGATCGGCATGGATTTTCATGCAGGATCGCGTCGTGGAAGTCGCGATTGCTCATCTTCCCCGATTGCCCGCGGCTCGGTTCGGGCGGGCATTCCGGGAGCTTTCGTTTTCCAGGGTACATCGCGCGGGATCGGATGATGGCGCCTTGGATCGCAAGTCTTTCAGCTCGCGGCGAGCGGCGAGCATGTCGGGGGCGAAGTCCGGCGATGCGTGGAGCAACGCCACCATTGCCGATCCAGCCAGATATCCCGCCTCCACCGCGCTTTTGCTGTGCGCGCCGCACAGATAGCGGCTTTCGCCATAGACCCGGCCGCGCCGCAGGATCGCGGTCGCGCGATCCGGCATCAGTTCGGCCAGCACCAGCGCGGTCGACCAGCCTGCCGTGGTATGGCCCGAGGGATAATCGCCATTGCCGGCCAGATGCGCCGTCTTGGGCTCGCAGATCGGGCCGGGCACGTCGAGATAAGGGCGGCGGCGCTGATAGGCGCTCTTCACGGACGCGACGAGGTCCACCCCGCCCATCCGATCGAACACGCGCGCCAGCGCCGGAGCGCTCTGTCGATCCAGCTTCATGCCCATCGCACAGGCGAAGGTGGTGAAGCGATCGTCGGTCACGTCATGCGTGGCGAGCTGCCAGCGCGGGCTACCTTCCAGCGCGCGGGTTTCGCGGAAAATGCGCCGGTCGGCCTCTTCTTCGGCCGAGCCCGATGCGGGCGGCGGCGGCAGGACGTGGATCAGTTCGGCCTTGGGCACGTCCGCCAGATAGGGCCTCGGCGCATCCGTGGCCGCCACCGCTCCCACCGCGATACCGGCGAGGGCGAGGACCATGACGACCTTCACTTGGCCGCTTCCATGGTCGTGTCAGCGCATCCCTTGGGCGCGCGGACAGGATTGCACCGCGCCGGACCGCCACCGGGCAGGCGGACGCTGTAATCGGTGCCGAGGCGCGGATCCGGCCACAGATAATCGGTCGACACATATTGGGCGCCGCTGGCGAAGGCGGCGTCGCGCGGGTGCGTGTCGTTGGCGCGCGCCTCGACCGTGTTGGCATCGGCGCGCGTGCGGACAATGAAGCCGGCCGCCACGTCGCGGCGGATCCTGTCCTGATCCTCGATCGGGTGGTTGAGCGTCAGATACGCGGCGGCCGGCGATTGCTCGTCCGTATTGATGAAGGACACCCGGCCCTCCAGCGAGCGCCGCTTGCCGCGATAGACGGCGACCTTCGCGGGAGGCTCATCGAGCGCGAACAGGAAACGCCCGCGCGCTTTCTCCAGCGTTGGCCAGTTGTGGGCGAGCACGGCCTCGCGCAGGGTCGGATAGCGGCCCTGCACCTCGTCCGGCGTGATGATCTTGCCCGCAGGCAGCACCGCCCGGATCTCGGCATCCAGCGCATCATAAGCGGCCTCGGTGAAGGGCAGCGCGTCGATGCCGCCGCGCTTCGCATTCTGCTCGTCCTTGGCGTTGAACATCAGCAGGATCGGCACGTGGCGCGGATGCGTGTCCGACCAGGCGAGGATCTGCTTCAGGCAATCGGTGAGCAACGTGCAACTCGTGCCATTGTCGATGCCGGGAATGTGCAGCACCTTGAAGCCCGGCATGGCGAGCTTGGGATCGGCGGAGCCGGCCGCATAATGGCCACCCTCAGGATCGTAATTGACGTCGATCTCCAGCTGGCGCGCGCCCGCATCCAGTTGCTCGGCGAGTGGACGGTGGCTGTAATCGAGCGTGTCCGCCGCTTTCGGATCGGCCGCGCGCAGCTTCGCCATCGTCGCCAGCGCCATCGCCTGCTTGTAGCTGTTGTGCGTGCCGACCACGCTGATGTCGTTCATGCGGAGGACGGGGGCGGCATCGGCGGCGAGCGCCAGCAGAAGCGGAAGCATGATATTTCCCGAATGAGGATGCCGGGC
This DNA window, taken from Sphingomonas sp. AP4-R1, encodes the following:
- a CDS encoding phosphatase PAP2 family protein, producing the protein MKVVMVLALAGIAVGAVAATDAPRPYLADVPKAELIHVLPPPPASGSAEEEADRRIFRETRALEGSPRWQLATHDVTDDRFTTFACAMGMKLDRQSAPALARVFDRMGGVDLVASVKSAYQRRRPYLDVPGPICEPKTAHLAGNGDYPSGHTTAGWSTALVLAELMPDRATAILRRGRVYGESRYLCGAHSKSAVEAGYLAGSAMVALLHASPDFAPDMLAARRELKDLRSKAPSSDPARCTLENESSRNARPNRAAGNRGR
- a CDS encoding nuclear transport factor 2 family protein — its product is MSRPPLPPFDEQSAIEKVRLAEDGWNSRDPAKVALAYTLDTRWRNRAEFLEGRADVEAFLTRKWNRELDYRLIKELWAFAGNRIAVRYAYEYHDDSGHWFRAYGNENWEFAADGLMRVRHCSINEHPIAEADRKFHWPLGRRPDDHPGLSHFGF
- a CDS encoding phosphatidylinositol-specific phospholipase C1-like protein, producing the protein MLPLLLALAADAAPVLRMNDISVVGTHNSYKQAMALATMAKLRAADPKAADTLDYSHRPLAEQLDAGARQLEIDVNYDPEGGHYAAGSADPKLAMPGFKVLHIPGIDNGTSCTLLTDCLKQILAWSDTHPRHVPILLMFNAKDEQNAKRGGIDALPFTEAAYDALDAEIRAVLPAGKIITPDEVQGRYPTLREAVLAHNWPTLEKARGRFLFALDEPPAKVAVYRGKRRSLEGRVSFINTDEQSPAAAYLTLNHPIEDQDRIRRDVAAGFIVRTRADANTVEARANDTHPRDAAFASGAQYVSTDYLWPDPRLGTDYSVRLPGGGPARCNPVRAPKGCADTTMEAAK